The proteins below come from a single Cannabis sativa cultivar Pink pepper isolate KNU-18-1 chromosome 3, ASM2916894v1, whole genome shotgun sequence genomic window:
- the LOC133036155 gene encoding putative transcription elongation factor SPT5 homolog 1, whose translation MVIVKYFICLILCSNMTFGVIIRVKSEAFQVLKGVTDRPEVSLVKLREIKCKIDRKNNVQDRVKNTVSVNDVVRIIEGPCRGKQGPVEHIYKGVLFIYDRHHLQHAGFICAKSQSCVAVVKEIVPLVMAMKINGLVDIHFLFLMNNHFDHADIDFSFDTAN comes from the exons ATGGTAAttgtaaagtattttatttgtttaatctTGTGCAGTAATATGACTTTTGGTGTAATTATACGTGTGAAAAGTGAAGCATTTCAG GTGCTCAAGGGAGTTACTGACAGGCCTGAAGTTTCCCTTGTCAAATTAAGAGAGATAAAGTGCAAGATCGATCGGAAAAATAATGTCCAAGATCGGGTTAAGAATACAGTATCTGTGAATGATGTTGTTAGGATTATCGAGGGACCTTGCAGA GGAAAACAAGGTCCAGTTGAACACATATACAAGGGTGTTCTATTTATCTATGACCGCCACCACCTTCAGCATGCTGGTTTTATTTGTGCCAAGTCTCAGTCTTGTGTTGCAGTAGTAAAAGAAATAGTGCCTTTGGTCATGGCAATGAAGATAAATGGACTGGTAGATATACACTTCCTTTTCCTCATGAACAATCATTTTGACCATGCTGATATAGATTTTAGTTTCGATACCGCCAACTGA